One genomic region from Flagellimonas oceani encodes:
- a CDS encoding OmpA family protein, translated as MPKRILILFIIVCGFWGKVFAQQDSIPDKQIERIMERADQRYDQYSFSPAIDIYKKVLDKGYTSPDLLKRLGNSYYFNAKYQEAAETYKKLKAAYPDQMSVEDVFRYAQSLKSVGNYEQATAIMQDFREMTATMSDFDADYMAKIEKNSGRYTVKTFPYNSKYSDFAAAYYEKGLIFASDRDTGNFARYRHTWNARDFLDLYKVNADSASNNNVVKLGGDVNTRLHESTSVVSKDGTTMYFTRNNFFDGRKKKDEEGIIRLKIYSAENIDGEWLNITELPFNSDSYSVAHPMLSPDGKKLYFVSDMPGTLGESDIFVTDIIGDGTYGPIKNLGRNINTMARETFPFITKDGVLYFSSDGHQGLGGLDVFATKIAFNDYTQPVVNVGKPVNTPKDDFSFIFDSDDKTGYFSSNRDGGMGDDDIYEFVENEPLVLDCIQEITGTVRDRISNEVLAGATVKIIDEENNEISSTITDSDGNYILMLDCSKGNFVRASRDGYVPAEEYLPISDGKPRIVDFYLERDLVTGGFGDDLAKLLQLSTIYFDLNKFNIRPDAEIEIQKVIVAMEKYPSLKIKVNSHTDSRGVDAYNLWLSQKRAESTVDYMISKGISADRLQGEGYGETRLVNDCANGVQCSEEQHQLNRRSEFIIFE; from the coding sequence ATGCCGAAAAGAATACTCATATTATTCATTATCGTTTGCGGATTTTGGGGCAAAGTCTTTGCCCAGCAGGACAGTATTCCCGATAAGCAGATAGAACGGATTATGGAAAGAGCCGATCAGCGGTACGATCAATATTCCTTCAGTCCGGCAATCGACATCTATAAAAAAGTGTTGGATAAAGGCTATACCTCGCCCGATCTGTTGAAAAGGCTGGGAAATTCCTACTATTTCAACGCCAAGTACCAAGAAGCGGCGGAGACGTATAAAAAGCTTAAAGCAGCATACCCCGATCAAATGTCCGTGGAAGATGTGTTCCGATATGCACAAAGTTTAAAATCGGTCGGCAACTACGAACAGGCTACCGCGATCATGCAAGATTTTAGGGAGATGACCGCTACCATGTCGGATTTTGATGCGGATTACATGGCCAAAATCGAGAAAAATTCGGGCCGTTACACCGTTAAAACATTCCCCTATAATAGCAAATATTCCGATTTTGCGGCGGCCTACTACGAAAAGGGGCTCATTTTTGCTTCTGATCGCGATACGGGAAACTTTGCAAGGTACAGGCACACGTGGAATGCGAGGGATTTTTTGGACCTATACAAGGTAAATGCCGATAGTGCTTCCAATAACAATGTGGTAAAATTGGGGGGCGATGTCAATACCCGATTGCACGAGTCTACATCCGTAGTGTCCAAAGATGGGACAACCATGTACTTTACCCGCAATAATTTTTTTGATGGCAGAAAAAAGAAGGACGAAGAAGGAATTATTAGGTTAAAGATCTATAGCGCAGAAAATATAGATGGAGAATGGCTAAATATAACCGAGCTTCCCTTTAATAGCGACTCCTACTCCGTGGCCCACCCCATGTTGAGCCCCGATGGCAAAAAACTCTATTTTGTTTCCGATATGCCCGGAACCTTGGGCGAGTCCGATATTTTTGTCACCGATATTATTGGCGATGGTACCTATGGACCCATCAAAAATTTGGGAAGAAACATCAACACCATGGCCCGTGAAACCTTTCCTTTTATCACTAAGGATGGGGTGCTTTATTTTTCTTCGGATGGTCACCAAGGATTGGGAGGATTGGATGTTTTTGCAACAAAAATAGCTTTCAACGACTATACCCAGCCCGTAGTCAATGTTGGCAAGCCCGTCAATACACCAAAGGACGATTTTTCATTCATTTTTGATTCGGACGACAAAACAGGATACTTCTCATCCAACAGGGATGGAGGCATGGGAGATGACGACATTTACGAGTTTGTGGAAAACGAACCCTTGGTGCTGGATTGCATTCAAGAGATCACGGGAACTGTTCGAGATCGTATTTCCAACGAGGTCTTGGCAGGAGCTACCGTTAAAATTATTGATGAGGAAAACAATGAAATTTCATCGACCATAACCGATTCCGATGGTAACTACATCCTCATGTTGGATTGTTCAAAGGGTAATTTTGTAAGGGCCTCCAGGGACGGTTACGTTCCGGCAGAAGAATATTTGCCCATTTCCGATGGAAAACCACGTATCGTCGACTTTTATTTAGAGCGCGATCTGGTAACCGGTGGATTTGGTGATGATCTGGCCAAATTATTACAGTTGAGTACCATATATTTCGATTTAAATAAATTCAACATAAGGCCGGATGCCGAAATAGAGATTCAAAAGGTAATCGTAGCCATGGAAAAATATCCAAGTCTTAAAATCAAGGTGAATTCACATACCGATAGTAGAGGTGTGGACGCCTACAACCTTTGGTTGTCACAAAAAAGAGCGGAATCCACAGTGGATTATATGATCTCGAAGGGTATTTCCGCCGATAGGCTCCAAGGCGAAGGTTACGGAGAGACACGTTTGGTCAACGATTGTGCCAATGGGGTACAATGTTCAGAAGAACAACATCAGTTAAACAGAAGGTCGGAATTTATTATTTTTGAATAA
- a CDS encoding gliding motility-associated C-terminal domain-containing protein: MGINFASAQFLLQAPNTGDEHNYQWYEASDTGTVLGTNSFYEATQPGVYFATYDGTLCGSNATGYFILTDCEAPNNEVVLDISASVPSGATVSWTPALSGDQTRPTVTSTQTVMRYVATITKVGNSKELPRFTVVCMSQAANLMDDLVTVNEDASVAIPIFDNDTDLPIVGVLTTTTPTNGTVDIDDNGTANNPTDDVVTYTPNPDYNGSDSFDYTICNSFGDCSTATVTVNVLPIVDTFDDSVTTTMDEDIQISWRANDNDIPTTGTITVTDPSNGTVVLNDNGTVNDPSDDDITYIPNTDFIGADSFDYTVCDANGNCGTATITVIVDSLPPPAPPVEVVIDADGDGILDIFEDLNVDNDNDPSTNPTDTDGDGIPDYLDIDSDNDGIPDNVEAQPALGYVPPSLVDANNNGVDDAYESDGNIGLIPVDSDNDGIPDYVDEDSDNDNVPDAIEAHDHDHDGVPEVTLIGSDKDNDGLDDGFEGGTVIDIDINDEMDAPSTALPDNDGDGIPDFRDSDDDDDGIETMDEDRNGDGNYANDDANENGTPDYLDPDLGELNTDGEEVDVINVITPNGDGVHDVLEIRGLENYPNNTVRIYNRWGVMVFQTKAYNSSGNVFDGTSQGRVTVDQDNKLPVGTYFYVIDYQDNGGNTKQLTGYIYINR; this comes from the coding sequence ATGGGAATCAACTTTGCAAGTGCCCAATTTTTGTTGCAGGCACCCAATACCGGAGATGAGCACAATTACCAATGGTACGAAGCATCGGACACTGGAACCGTTTTGGGTACCAATTCATTTTATGAAGCCACCCAACCCGGTGTATACTTTGCAACTTACGATGGTACGCTATGTGGTTCCAATGCAACGGGTTATTTTATCCTGACCGATTGCGAGGCACCTAACAATGAGGTGGTTCTGGATATCTCAGCCAGCGTTCCTTCCGGAGCAACAGTAAGTTGGACACCGGCTTTATCTGGCGACCAAACCAGACCGACCGTTACCAGTACACAAACAGTAATGCGGTATGTGGCCACCATCACCAAAGTGGGCAACAGTAAAGAACTTCCACGATTTACGGTGGTCTGTATGAGCCAGGCTGCTAATTTGATGGACGATTTGGTTACTGTCAATGAAGATGCATCCGTAGCCATTCCCATTTTTGATAATGATACCGATTTACCAATTGTGGGTGTTTTGACCACTACGACTCCGACAAACGGAACGGTAGATATTGATGACAATGGCACAGCAAACAATCCGACCGATGATGTGGTGACCTATACTCCAAATCCAGATTACAATGGAAGCGATAGTTTCGACTACACCATCTGTAACTCTTTTGGGGACTGCAGCACCGCCACAGTAACCGTAAATGTACTTCCGATTGTGGATACGTTTGACGACTCGGTAACGACAACAATGGACGAGGATATACAAATTTCTTGGAGGGCAAACGATAACGATATACCTACTACGGGAACGATCACCGTTACTGATCCATCAAACGGAACAGTAGTGCTAAATGACAACGGAACCGTAAATGATCCTTCCGACGATGACATTACCTATATCCCAAACACTGATTTTATAGGTGCCGACTCTTTTGATTATACGGTTTGCGATGCAAATGGTAATTGTGGCACAGCTACAATAACAGTTATAGTGGACTCCTTACCACCTCCAGCTCCTCCAGTGGAAGTAGTAATTGATGCTGATGGAGATGGAATCCTTGACATTTTTGAGGATTTGAATGTTGACAACGACAACGACCCATCGACCAATCCAACAGATACAGATGGAGATGGAATCCCTGATTATTTGGATATCGATAGCGATAATGATGGTATTCCCGATAACGTTGAGGCACAGCCCGCCTTGGGATACGTTCCACCAAGTTTGGTCGATGCGAACAACAATGGAGTGGATGATGCCTATGAAAGTGATGGCAACATCGGGTTGATTCCAGTTGATTCCGATAATGATGGTATACCGGATTATGTGGACGAGGATAGCGATAACGACAATGTGCCCGATGCCATTGAAGCGCACGACCATGACCATGATGGTGTTCCAGAGGTGACCTTGATAGGTTCCGATAAGGACAACGATGGCCTCGACGATGGCTTCGAAGGAGGAACCGTTATAGATATTGATATAAATGATGAAATGGACGCACCAAGTACCGCTCTACCGGACAACGATGGCGATGGCATACCTGATTTCAGGGACTCTGACGACGACGACGACGGCATCGAAACCATGGATGAGGATAGAAACGGTGACGGTAACTACGCCAATGACGATGCCAACGAAAATGGAACTCCCGATTACCTAGATCCAGATTTGGGCGAGTTGAACACAGACGGCGAAGAAGTGGACGTGATCAATGTAATTACCCCCAATGGAGATGGAGTGCATGATGTTTTAGAGATTCGAGGACTTGAAAACTACCCTAACAATACCGTAAGAATTTACAATAGATGGGGAGTAATGGTATTCCAGACCAAGGCATACAATTCAAGTGGAAATGTATTTGACGGCACCTCCCAAGGAAGGGTGACCGTAGATCAGGACAATAAACTCCCAGTTGGTACGTACTTCTACGTGATAGATTACCAGGACAACGGAGGCAATACAAAACAGCTTACGGGCTACATATACATTAACAGATAA
- a CDS encoding type IX secretion system membrane protein PorP/SprF yields the protein MLGLLVLGVGTIQAQQDAQYTQYMYNTVSVNPAYAGSRGHLSIAALYRNQWLGLDGAPETQTLNVHTPVGYRGVGLGLSIVNDKIGPTSETYFDVDFSYTIQTGWEGRLSFGLKASAHMLDIRYSELDEFEIDPQLQSQQDIQNKFSPNIGAGIYYHTDRFYAGLSAPRILETTHFDTSSISTAKEQMNLYLITGYVWDLNPVLKFKPTLLTKAVQGAPLQVDLSANFMFNEKFIGGVAYRWDAAFSGLFGFMLSDQFMIGMAYDREITELGAATFNDGSFEIILRYDFIRSIGNLKSPRFF from the coding sequence ATGCTGGGCTTGCTAGTTCTCGGAGTGGGGACCATACAGGCACAGCAAGATGCCCAGTACACCCAATATATGTACAACACCGTAAGTGTCAACCCGGCCTACGCAGGCTCCAGGGGCCACTTGAGCATAGCGGCATTGTACCGGAACCAGTGGTTGGGTCTCGATGGGGCACCAGAGACACAGACCTTGAACGTCCATACCCCGGTCGGGTACCGTGGTGTAGGTTTGGGACTGTCCATTGTTAACGATAAAATAGGCCCCACCTCCGAAACCTATTTTGATGTAGATTTCTCCTATACCATCCAAACAGGTTGGGAAGGAAGGTTGAGCTTTGGGTTAAAGGCCAGCGCCCACATGTTGGACATCCGTTATTCCGAGTTGGATGAGTTCGAGATAGACCCACAATTGCAATCGCAGCAGGACATACAAAATAAATTCTCTCCGAACATCGGGGCAGGAATATATTACCATACCGATAGGTTTTATGCAGGACTCTCCGCTCCAAGAATATTGGAAACCACCCATTTTGATACCTCTTCCATATCAACGGCAAAGGAGCAAATGAACCTTTACCTGATCACCGGTTATGTTTGGGACTTGAACCCGGTTTTAAAGTTCAAGCCTACCCTGTTGACCAAAGCCGTTCAAGGGGCACCATTGCAGGTAGACCTTTCCGCAAACTTTATGTTCAACGAAAAATTTATAGGGGGCGTTGCCTACCGTTGGGATGCGGCATTCAGTGGCCTATTTGGCTTTATGCTTTCCGATCAGTTTATGATAGGCATGGCATACGATCGGGAAATTACCGAACTCGGGGCTGCCACCTTCAACGATGGTTCCTTCGAAATTATTCTACGTTACGATTTTATCAGAAGTATCGGAAACTTGAAATCCCCACGCTTCTTTTAG
- the idi gene encoding isopentenyl-diphosphate Delta-isomerase, which yields MKEEKVILVNEKDEPIGLMPKMEAHEKALLHRAFSVFVMNANGETMLQQRAKEKYHSPLLWTNTCCSHQREGESNIDAGKRRLMEEMGFTTELKELFHFMYKAPFDNGLTEHEFDHVMVGYFEEEPNINPEEVAAWKWMHPEDIKKDITDNPDDYTAWFKIIFERFYDHLMENTPAQ from the coding sequence ATGAAAGAGGAAAAAGTGATACTTGTAAATGAAAAGGACGAGCCCATTGGTCTAATGCCAAAAATGGAAGCTCATGAAAAGGCCCTGCTCCATAGGGCATTCTCGGTTTTTGTAATGAACGCAAATGGAGAGACCATGCTTCAGCAGCGGGCCAAGGAAAAATATCATTCCCCATTATTGTGGACCAACACCTGCTGTAGCCATCAACGGGAAGGCGAAAGCAATATTGATGCTGGAAAACGAAGACTCATGGAAGAAATGGGCTTCACCACCGAGCTTAAAGAACTATTTCATTTTATGTACAAGGCTCCTTTTGACAATGGCCTTACCGAACACGAGTTCGATCATGTAATGGTAGGTTATTTTGAAGAAGAACCCAACATCAACCCCGAAGAAGTAGCGGCATGGAAATGGATGCATCCCGAGGATATCAAAAAAGATATAACGGATAATCCTGATGACTATACAGCCTGGTTCAAAATAATTTTTGAACGTTTCTACGACCACCTTATGGAAAATACCCCTGCGCAATGA
- a CDS encoding 6-pyruvoyl trahydropterin synthase family protein produces MRVKASRKATFNAAHRLHRSDWDEEKNQAVFGKCNNPKYHGHNYDLIVSVTGEIDPETGFVMDLKVLKDLIKEHVEEALDHKNLNLDVPEFKDLNPTAENIAVVIWNKLRPHIKQTKELEVVLYETPRNFVTYTG; encoded by the coding sequence ATGAGAGTAAAAGCAAGTAGGAAGGCCACTTTTAATGCAGCGCACAGATTGCACCGTTCAGATTGGGACGAAGAGAAGAACCAAGCTGTTTTTGGTAAATGCAACAATCCTAAATACCACGGACACAATTACGACCTGATCGTAAGCGTTACCGGGGAAATTGACCCGGAAACCGGGTTTGTAATGGACCTAAAAGTACTCAAGGATTTGATCAAGGAACATGTGGAAGAAGCACTGGACCATAAAAACCTGAACCTCGATGTCCCTGAATTCAAGGATTTGAACCCTACCGCGGAGAATATAGCAGTAGTGATTTGGAACAAGTTAAGACCTCATATTAAACAAACTAAGGAATTGGAGGTGGTACTTTATGAAACCCCTCGCAACTTTGTAACCTATACCGGATAA
- a CDS encoding type I phosphomannose isomerase catalytic subunit → MNLYPLKFKPILKERLWGGTKLKDVLHKPIESDITGESWELSGVDGDISEVSNGDLSGTSLQSLMEERGEALLGKSVVERFGSDFPILIKFIDAKQDLSIQLHPNDELAKKRHNSFGKTEMWYIMDADPGAKLIVGFNKDVEKEEYVESIEAGTLTDLMNYEEVGEGDTFFINTGKIHAIGAGVLLAEIQQTSDITYRVFDFNRRDKDGNLRELHTSLAVDAIDYEKKDDFKVDYAKKVDRVNAMVDCPYFKTDFLELTKSMRQDLTDRDSFTIFMCVGGEATIKNDWGSEPVKKGETVLIAASSSYVEIDAQSAKLLQVTI, encoded by the coding sequence ATGAACCTATACCCGTTAAAATTCAAGCCTATTCTTAAAGAACGACTTTGGGGAGGAACCAAGTTAAAGGACGTATTGCACAAACCTATTGAAAGTGATATTACCGGCGAGAGCTGGGAACTTTCCGGGGTAGATGGTGATATTTCCGAAGTGTCAAATGGAGATTTGTCGGGCACTTCGCTCCAAAGTTTGATGGAAGAGCGCGGTGAGGCACTTTTGGGAAAGAGCGTTGTGGAACGTTTTGGCAGCGATTTTCCAATTCTCATCAAATTTATCGATGCCAAGCAGGACCTTTCCATACAATTGCACCCCAACGACGAGTTGGCAAAAAAACGTCACAATTCCTTTGGAAAAACAGAGATGTGGTACATTATGGATGCCGACCCCGGCGCTAAACTGATCGTAGGCTTCAACAAAGATGTTGAAAAGGAAGAGTATGTGGAAAGTATTGAGGCCGGTACTCTTACCGATTTAATGAATTATGAAGAAGTGGGAGAGGGGGACACTTTTTTTATCAATACAGGCAAAATCCACGCCATAGGGGCAGGAGTGCTCTTGGCAGAAATTCAACAGACATCGGACATCACCTACAGAGTGTTTGATTTTAATAGAAGGGACAAGGATGGAAATCTCAGGGAATTGCACACCAGTTTGGCTGTAGATGCCATCGACTATGAAAAGAAGGACGATTTTAAAGTGGATTACGCCAAAAAAGTGGATCGGGTCAATGCAATGGTGGATTGCCCATACTTTAAAACGGACTTTTTGGAACTGACCAAGTCTATGAGGCAAGATTTGACCGATCGAGATTCCTTCACCATTTTTATGTGTGTTGGCGGTGAAGCCACCATCAAAAACGATTGGGGAAGCGAGCCTGTAAAAAAAGGTGAAACCGTTCTCATTGCTGCATCAAGCAGTTATGTTGAAATAGATGCCCAAAGCGCTAAACTTTTACAAGTTACTATTTAA
- a CDS encoding DUF4369 domain-containing protein yields the protein MMKRILFVLLIGFTVLSCEKSTENTMTVSGNIKGLKKGTLYLQQFKDSTLAVLDSLEIKGDGAFSFSTEVSEPEVFYLYLEKEDHNDINDRITFFGEPGNIVINTAWNTFDTDVEISGSTSHKKLLEFQEMASKFNIKELGLLQQASGLDTVKDSLVLDSLQRLVNQNTVSRYRYALNFGLNNGDSYATPYIMMTEASEANPKYLDSIYKGLSPEVAASKYGKEFKAFLDKKN from the coding sequence ATGATGAAGCGCATATTGTTTGTATTACTTATCGGATTTACCGTGCTGTCCTGCGAAAAAAGCACAGAAAACACCATGACCGTTAGCGGGAACATTAAGGGATTAAAAAAAGGAACCCTGTATTTGCAGCAGTTTAAAGATTCCACATTGGCCGTTCTGGATTCATTGGAAATAAAGGGTGATGGCGCTTTCAGTTTTTCCACTGAAGTGAGCGAACCGGAAGTATTCTATCTGTACTTGGAGAAGGAAGACCATAACGATATCAACGATAGGATTACCTTTTTTGGGGAACCTGGAAACATTGTCATCAACACGGCATGGAACACTTTTGATACCGATGTTGAGATTTCTGGTTCCACATCCCATAAAAAGCTTTTGGAATTTCAAGAAATGGCTTCCAAATTCAATATAAAGGAACTGGGCCTGTTGCAACAAGCTTCTGGTCTTGATACAGTGAAAGATTCCCTTGTCTTGGATTCTTTACAAAGATTGGTCAATCAAAATACGGTAAGCAGATACAGATATGCCTTGAATTTCGGTCTTAACAATGGGGATTCCTACGCCACTCCGTATATTATGATGACCGAGGCCAGCGAAGCCAATCCAAAATATTTGGATTCCATTTACAAAGGATTGTCCCCCGAAGTGGCAGCATCCAAATACGGCAAGGAATTTAAAGCGTTCTTGGATAAAAAGAACTAG
- a CDS encoding DUF819 domain-containing protein, whose protein sequence is MDQLPFTQDTVIFGLLCLCLGFVFYTSSIKSGFWNKFYGVVPTVLMCYLLPAILASVGIVDESASQTYYVASRYLLPAALILMTLSIDLKAIINLGSKALVMFLTGTVGIVIGGPIAILIVSIFSPETVGGVGPDAVWRGLATIAGSWIGGGANQAAMLEVFQYNQENYGGMVLIDIVVANLWLAVILLGVGKTDKIDRWLKADTSSIEELKAKVSAHTEKIARVTTLKDFIMILFFAFVGVGIAHLVGHHFAVFLQNNFEVVRNPQKILSSLGSEFLWMVVFATAIGIGLSFTKAKNYEGAGASKIGGMFIYILVATIGMKMDLGKVLDNPGLIAIGLIWITIHAGLLILMAKLIKAPFFFLAVGSQANVGGAASAPVVAAEFHPSLTSVGILLAVFGYVVGTAGAYLCALLMEVASNV, encoded by the coding sequence ATGGACCAACTACCTTTTACCCAAGATACCGTCATCTTTGGGCTACTTTGTCTCTGTTTAGGTTTTGTTTTTTACACTTCTTCCATTAAAAGTGGGTTTTGGAACAAATTTTATGGTGTGGTCCCAACAGTACTTATGTGCTATTTGCTGCCCGCTATTCTGGCCAGTGTAGGTATCGTGGACGAATCGGCATCACAGACCTATTATGTGGCCAGTAGGTATCTGTTGCCCGCCGCGCTAATTTTAATGACGCTGAGCATTGACCTCAAGGCCATTATAAATTTGGGGTCCAAGGCTTTGGTGATGTTCTTAACCGGAACCGTGGGCATTGTGATCGGTGGCCCAATAGCCATCCTGATCGTTTCCATATTTTCTCCCGAAACCGTGGGAGGTGTTGGTCCGGATGCCGTTTGGCGCGGATTGGCGACCATTGCGGGAAGTTGGATCGGTGGAGGGGCCAACCAAGCTGCAATGTTGGAGGTTTTCCAATACAACCAAGAAAACTATGGCGGCATGGTACTTATCGATATCGTAGTAGCGAACCTTTGGTTGGCCGTTATTCTTTTGGGAGTTGGCAAAACCGACAAAATAGACCGTTGGCTAAAAGCCGATACCTCTTCCATTGAAGAACTCAAGGCAAAAGTATCCGCCCACACCGAAAAAATTGCACGGGTCACTACCCTCAAGGACTTTATCATGATATTGTTCTTTGCCTTTGTGGGCGTTGGAATTGCCCACTTGGTCGGACACCATTTCGCTGTGTTCCTTCAAAATAATTTCGAAGTTGTTCGCAATCCACAGAAAATATTGTCATCCCTTGGGTCGGAATTTCTTTGGATGGTCGTTTTTGCCACTGCCATCGGCATTGGCCTATCGTTTACGAAGGCCAAAAACTATGAAGGCGCCGGTGCCAGTAAAATTGGCGGCATGTTCATTTACATATTGGTGGCCACTATCGGTATGAAAATGGATCTGGGCAAGGTATTGGACAATCCGGGCCTTATTGCCATAGGTTTAATTTGGATCACCATACACGCCGGACTTCTCATTTTAATGGCCAAACTCATAAAAGCACCTTTCTTTTTCTTGGCGGTGGGCAGTCAGGCCAATGTAGGTGGGGCAGCATCCGCACCAGTGGTTGCGGCAGAGTTCCACCCCTCCCTGACCTCCGTGGGAATCCTCTTGGCAGTTTTTGGCTATGTCGTGGGCACCGCAGGAGCATATTTATGTGCTTTGTTGATGGAAGTAGCTTCCAATGTTTAA
- a CDS encoding lmo0937 family membrane protein — translation MRSLLWLVAVICIIIWVLGFFGVVAGMGTSSLIHILLVIAVIAILYNIISGRKPL, via the coding sequence ATGAGAAGTTTACTTTGGCTGGTAGCCGTGATTTGCATAATTATTTGGGTGTTGGGATTTTTTGGCGTAGTGGCCGGAATGGGCACCAGCAGTCTAATACACATTCTACTGGTAATCGCAGTAATTGCCATTTTGTACAATATTATTTCGGGACGGAAACCATTATAA
- a CDS encoding S1/P1 nuclease encodes MKKTLFLLLLFPVFVFGNATWGKTGHRVTGEIAQDYLTGKAKRALKDLLDGHSLAFVSTFADDIKADRAFSKYSAWHYVNYPLGTSYRDSQKSEYGDIVMAIEECTQKVKDERNSREDRVFHLKMLIHLIGDLHQPMHASRAEDKGGNDIQVQWFGEGSNLHRVWDKNLIESYGMTYTELADELSKVDRKQRKKIQEGTIYDWVDESHAICAELYDSVEIGDQLGYRYSYDYNDLLFQQLQRGGLRLAKVLNNLFA; translated from the coding sequence ATGAAAAAAACCTTATTCCTATTGCTTTTATTTCCCGTTTTTGTGTTCGGGAACGCCACTTGGGGCAAAACAGGTCATCGTGTTACCGGTGAAATAGCCCAGGATTATTTAACTGGTAAGGCCAAAAGGGCATTGAAGGATCTTTTGGACGGACATAGCCTTGCCTTTGTCTCTACTTTTGCGGACGATATAAAAGCGGACCGTGCCTTTTCAAAATATTCGGCATGGCATTATGTAAACTATCCCTTGGGTACAAGCTATAGGGATTCCCAAAAGAGTGAATATGGGGATATTGTTATGGCCATTGAGGAATGCACCCAAAAAGTAAAGGATGAACGCAATTCACGCGAGGACAGGGTATTTCATCTGAAAATGCTTATCCATTTAATAGGTGACCTGCACCAGCCCATGCATGCGAGCAGGGCAGAAGACAAAGGGGGAAATGATATTCAGGTGCAGTGGTTCGGTGAAGGGAGCAATTTGCATAGGGTCTGGGACAAAAATTTGATAGAATCTTACGGGATGACCTATACCGAACTGGCCGATGAATTGAGCAAAGTGGACAGGAAACAGCGCAAAAAAATCCAAGAAGGCACCATTTACGATTGGGTGGACGAATCCCATGCAATATGTGCGGAACTATATGATTCGGTAGAAATTGGTGATCAACTTGGCTATCGCTACTCCTATGATTACAACGATTTACTTTTTCAGCAATTGCAAAGGGGCGGCCTACGTTTGGCCAAGGTCTTGAACAATCTGTTTGCCTAA
- a CDS encoding AraC family transcriptional regulator, translated as MIQKPAFEAIAPSFGHSFTFQKFNENNENKNNGWHYHPELELVYVNGGSGKRQIGSHVSYYRNGDLILIGSNLPHCGFTDKLTGNKSETLVQMKADFLGSDFFNIPEMKNIQKLFEVAKGGIAFSGKTKMKVGEKMEILEYQTDFQRLLSILNILNILATSKEIHVLNAEGFSMETEVKDNDRINIVFNHVKTNFKEDISLEEIADMVSMTVPSFCRYFKKITNKTFTQFVNEYRLVHASKLLAEQPMSITQVCYDSGFNNFSHFNKSFKAFTGQNPSEYRNQLKTVLQS; from the coding sequence ATGATTCAAAAACCGGCATTTGAAGCAATCGCACCCAGTTTTGGGCACTCATTTACTTTTCAGAAATTCAACGAAAACAATGAGAACAAGAACAATGGATGGCATTACCACCCCGAATTGGAGTTGGTATATGTGAACGGTGGGTCCGGAAAAAGGCAAATTGGCAGCCATGTATCCTATTATAGGAATGGGGACCTTATATTAATAGGTTCCAATTTGCCCCATTGTGGCTTTACGGACAAACTTACGGGCAACAAGAGCGAGACCTTGGTACAGATGAAGGCCGATTTTTTGGGAAGTGATTTCTTTAATATTCCCGAAATGAAAAACATCCAAAAGCTCTTCGAAGTCGCCAAAGGTGGCATCGCTTTTTCTGGAAAGACCAAAATGAAGGTCGGGGAAAAAATGGAAATATTGGAATACCAGACGGATTTTCAACGATTGTTATCCATTCTTAACATATTGAACATCTTGGCCACCTCCAAGGAAATCCATGTATTGAACGCTGAAGGGTTTTCCATGGAGACCGAGGTCAAGGACAACGACCGTATCAATATTGTGTTCAACCACGTAAAAACCAATTTTAAAGAAGATATCAGTCTGGAAGAGATTGCCGATATGGTAAGTATGACGGTACCCTCTTTTTGTAGGTACTTCAAAAAAATCACCAACAAAACATTTACACAGTTCGTGAACGAATACAGATTGGTGCACGCTTCCAAATTATTGGCCGAGCAGCCTATGAGCATTACCCAGGTATGCTACGATTCTGGTTTCAATAATTTTTCGCACTTCAACAAATCCTTCAAGGCATTTACTGGGCAAAACCCATCGGAGTACAGAAATCAGTTAAAAACGGTTTTACAGTCCTAA